From Streptomyces durmitorensis, a single genomic window includes:
- a CDS encoding STAS domain-containing protein, with amino-acid sequence MRLDALNEFAFEDSTQQPRVYGHDGAVVIELHGEIDLLAYQKMAPLLDPITGGTATTVVIDLTRTTFFDCSGVALLVRAHRRTTARGARLAVVCTHHLTLRVLRLTGLTPVLSPVPSLEEALERALEKD; translated from the coding sequence GTGCGACTCGATGCACTGAACGAATTCGCCTTCGAGGACTCCACCCAACAGCCGCGCGTTTACGGCCATGACGGCGCGGTCGTCATCGAACTGCACGGTGAGATCGACCTGTTGGCCTACCAGAAAATGGCCCCGCTCCTCGACCCCATCACCGGTGGAACCGCGACAACCGTGGTCATCGACCTGACCCGGACCACGTTCTTCGACTGCTCCGGTGTCGCCCTGCTGGTCCGCGCGCACCGCCGGACGACCGCGAGGGGCGCTCGCCTCGCCGTGGTCTGCACGCACCACCTGACGCTCCGCGTCCTGCGCCTCACGGGCCTCACTCCCGTACTGTCACCGGTTCCTTCGCTGGAGGAGGCGCTGGAGAGGGCGCTGGAGAAGGACTGA